In one Candidatus Eisenbacteria bacterium genomic region, the following are encoded:
- a CDS encoding isocitrate/isopropylmalate dehydrogenase family protein — protein sequence MAYRVTLIPGDGTGPELAAATRRVLESTGVRFDWDIQEAGMVAHEREGTPLPERVLESLRRNQVGLKGPITTPVGSGFRSVNVALRKELDLYACERPCKWYPGVRSRFENIDLVIVRENTEDLYAGIEFHVGSAGAAHLRELVLREAGREIKEDSGISIKPISVSGTERIVRHAFRYARAHQRKKITAVHKANIMKDTDGLFLEFARRVAGEFPELGFNDRIVDNMCMQLVQNPEDYDVLVLPNLYGDILSDLAAGLVGGLGVAPGANIGANAALFEPTHGSAPKYAGKDRVNPFAMILSGMLMLRYLGENEAGERLEAAIAKVIREGKHVTYDMKPRRDDPTAVGTQAAASAVIEAMG from the coding sequence ATGGCGTATCGCGTGACCTTGATCCCCGGCGACGGGACCGGTCCCGAGCTCGCCGCGGCGACGCGCCGCGTGCTCGAATCGACGGGTGTCCGCTTCGATTGGGATATCCAGGAAGCCGGAATGGTCGCGCATGAGCGGGAGGGGACGCCGCTTCCCGAGCGGGTTCTGGAATCGCTGCGCCGGAATCAGGTCGGGCTCAAGGGGCCGATCACGACCCCGGTGGGCTCGGGTTTCCGGAGCGTGAACGTGGCGCTCCGCAAGGAGCTCGACCTCTACGCATGCGAGCGCCCCTGCAAGTGGTACCCGGGAGTCCGCTCCCGCTTCGAGAACATCGATCTCGTGATCGTCCGGGAGAACACGGAAGATCTCTACGCCGGCATCGAGTTCCACGTCGGCTCCGCCGGCGCGGCCCATCTTCGGGAATTGGTGCTCCGGGAGGCCGGCCGCGAGATCAAGGAAGACTCGGGCATCTCGATCAAGCCGATCAGCGTCTCCGGGACCGAGCGAATCGTCCGCCACGCCTTCCGCTACGCGCGCGCGCATCAGCGGAAGAAGATCACGGCCGTTCACAAGGCCAACATCATGAAGGACACCGACGGTCTCTTCCTCGAGTTCGCGCGGCGTGTGGCCGGCGAGTTTCCGGAGCTCGGCTTCAACGACAGGATCGTCGACAACATGTGCATGCAGCTGGTCCAGAACCCGGAAGACTACGACGTCCTCGTTCTGCCCAACCTCTACGGCGACATCCTCTCCGACCTCGCCGCGGGGTTGGTCGGAGGTCTGGGCGTCGCGCCCGGCGCGAACATCGGGGCGAACGCCGCGCTCTTCGAGCCGACGCACGGAAGCGCCCCGAAGTACGCGGGCAAGGATCGCGTCAACCCGTTCGCCATGATCCTGAGCGGGATGCTCATGCTCCGCTACCTGGGGGAGAACGAAGCGGGCGAGCGGCTGGAGGCCGCGATCGCGAAAGTGATCCGCGAAGGAAAGCACGTCACGTACGACATGAAACCCCGCCGAGACGATCCGACGGCCGTCGGCACGCAAGCCGCGGCGAGCGCCGTGATCGAGGCGATGGGGTAG
- a CDS encoding zinc ribbon domain-containing protein, which produces MPTYEYECLKCGHRFEIFQKMSDQPRKRCPKCRGKLRRLVGSGAGMIFKGSGFYVTDYRSQSYKDQKKKESGAPPKVKDESKPKAGPKPGSGSGDGKSV; this is translated from the coding sequence ATGCCGACTTACGAATATGAATGCCTGAAGTGCGGGCATCGGTTCGAGATCTTCCAGAAGATGTCCGATCAGCCCCGGAAGCGATGCCCGAAATGCCGCGGGAAGCTGCGACGCCTTGTCGGCTCGGGCGCCGGCATGATCTTCAAGGGGAGCGGGTTCTACGTGACGGATTACCGGTCCCAATCCTATAAGGATCAGAAAAAGAAGGAGTCCGGGGCTCCGCCTAAAGTGAAGGATGAATCAAAGCCGAAAGCCGGGCCGAAGCCCGGAAGTGGCAGTGGCGACGGCAAATCCGTTTGA
- a CDS encoding pyridoxal phosphate-dependent aminotransferase — MTRTDLRERVSARVRALRPSETLSLSARARELRARGESVVSFAAGEPDFDTPEHIRLAAIEAIHGGHTRYTDVAGTAALREAIAAKLARANGLSYAPREIVVSNGAKHSIWNALFTLLEPGDEVLIPVPYWVTFPEIVRLVGAVPVSVAPGPGSYKVTPADLVRAVTPRTRLLILNSPNNPSGAVYNREEIEAIAKVVLGHDLFVLSDEIYENLIYTGDRHVSIAECAELRERTVLVNGVSKTWAMTGWRVGFAAAPPDIAEGMERLQSQSTSNPSSVSQQAALRALTGDMGTANAMRDTFAARRDLVVERLARIPGVHLRPPDGAFYAFPDLSERIRGAKKGVKDSVGLCDYLIDEARIVCVPGSAFGMEGHLRLSYAVGEREIHDGLDRMDAALQRM, encoded by the coding sequence ATGACGCGGACCGATTTGCGCGAGCGGGTGAGCGCGCGCGTCCGGGCGCTCCGCCCTTCGGAGACGCTCTCCTTGAGCGCCCGCGCGCGCGAGCTCAGGGCCCGCGGCGAGAGCGTGGTGTCATTCGCCGCGGGGGAGCCCGACTTCGACACGCCGGAGCACATCCGGCTCGCCGCGATCGAGGCGATCCACGGAGGGCACACTCGCTATACGGACGTCGCCGGAACCGCGGCTCTGCGGGAGGCGATCGCCGCGAAGCTCGCCCGGGCCAACGGACTTTCCTACGCGCCGCGCGAGATCGTCGTGTCGAACGGGGCGAAGCACTCGATCTGGAACGCGCTCTTCACGCTGCTCGAGCCGGGCGACGAGGTGCTGATCCCGGTCCCGTACTGGGTCACCTTCCCGGAGATCGTTCGCCTGGTCGGCGCGGTGCCGGTCTCAGTCGCCCCGGGGCCGGGATCCTACAAGGTGACCCCGGCCGATCTCGTCCGCGCCGTGACGCCGCGGACGCGGCTCCTCATCCTGAACAGCCCCAACAACCCGTCGGGAGCCGTCTACAACCGGGAGGAGATCGAGGCGATCGCGAAGGTCGTGCTCGGGCACGACCTCTTCGTGCTCTCCGACGAGATCTATGAGAACCTCATCTATACGGGTGATCGCCACGTGAGCATCGCGGAGTGCGCCGAGCTCCGCGAGCGGACCGTGCTCGTGAACGGCGTTTCGAAAACGTGGGCCATGACCGGATGGCGCGTCGGCTTCGCGGCGGCGCCCCCCGACATCGCCGAGGGAATGGAGCGCCTGCAGAGCCAGTCGACCTCCAATCCCTCCTCGGTCTCGCAGCAGGCGGCGCTCCGCGCGCTCACCGGCGATATGGGAACCGCGAACGCGATGCGCGACACGTTCGCGGCGAGGCGGGATCTCGTGGTCGAGAGGCTGGCCAGGATTCCGGGCGTTCACCTGCGGCCGCCCGACGGCGCCTTCTACGCGTTCCCCGATCTGAGCGAGCGAATCCGTGGCGCGAAGAAGGGCGTCAAAGACTCCGTCGGTCTCTGCGACTATCTGATCGACGAAGCCCGAATCGTCTGCGTCCCGGGTTCGGCCTTCGGCATGGAAGGGCACCTGCGGCTCTCCTACGCCGTCGGCGAGCGGGAGATCCACGACGGTCTGGATCGAATGGACGCGGCGCTCCAACGAATGTGA
- the coaD gene encoding pantetheine-phosphate adenylyltransferase: MKSAVFAGTFDPVTDGHLDLARRALRLVDQLTVAVAARPEKGVLFSQEDRVAMIREAFTSESRLTVEPFSGLLVDYAKANGIGIIIRGLRFISDFEYEFQMALMNRRLNPDIETMFLMPSETYTYVNSTLVKEIARHGGNVDSFVPKSVASRLKAAFAAKR, translated from the coding sequence ATGAAAAGCGCAGTCTTCGCCGGCACGTTCGACCCCGTCACGGACGGTCACCTCGATCTCGCGCGACGGGCGCTCCGCCTCGTCGACCAGCTGACGGTCGCGGTCGCGGCGCGCCCCGAGAAGGGCGTCCTCTTCTCCCAGGAGGATCGGGTTGCGATGATTCGGGAGGCGTTCACTTCCGAGTCCCGTCTGACCGTGGAGCCGTTCTCGGGCCTTCTCGTCGATTACGCGAAAGCCAACGGCATCGGCATCATCATCCGGGGGCTCCGCTTCATCTCCGACTTCGAGTACGAATTCCAGATGGCCCTGATGAATCGCCGGCTGAATCCCGACATCGAGACCATGTTCCTCATGCCGAGCGAGACCTACACCTACGTGAACTCGACGCTCGTCAAGGAGATCGCGCGACACGGCGGGAACGTCGACAGCTTCGTCCCCAAGTCCGTCGCCTCCCGGCTCAAGGCCGCCTTCGCGGCGAAGCGTTGA
- the rsmD gene encoding 16S rRNA (guanine(966)-N(2))-methyltransferase RsmD, with protein MGGAAGALRGGGRRHGSDRRPDAGGRGGSDRNAVERASGVGLVRIVGGSLRGRRLRVPDRGVRPTSEKTREAIFDILGPRLVQGARVLDLFAGTGAMGIEALSRGAERADFVDGRKSVARTLSANLRVVGLESRARVHVADLNHPALPPELEGTWGLIFLDPPYDGDAGSLWVEALARASSIEPSGCLVYERRKGTAAPEPAALALATERTYGDTTVAFYRAGVPPGEAPRGGT; from the coding sequence CTGGGAGGTGCGGCGGGCGCTCTACGAGGAGGCGGCCGACGTCATGGTTCGGACCGACGGCCTGACGCCGGCGGGCGTGGCGGAAGCGATCGAAACGCTGTGGAAAGGGCGTCTGGGGTGGGGCTCGTCCGGATCGTAGGCGGCTCGCTTCGAGGGCGGCGACTCCGAGTGCCGGATCGGGGCGTGCGCCCGACCTCGGAGAAGACGCGCGAAGCGATCTTCGACATCCTGGGGCCCCGGCTCGTGCAGGGCGCGCGGGTCCTCGATCTCTTCGCCGGCACCGGCGCGATGGGGATCGAGGCGCTGAGCCGAGGCGCTGAGCGGGCGGACTTCGTGGACGGGAGGAAGAGCGTGGCGCGGACGCTGTCGGCGAATCTCCGCGTCGTCGGGCTCGAATCTCGAGCCCGCGTCCACGTGGCCGATCTGAACCATCCGGCCTTACCGCCGGAGCTCGAGGGGACCTGGGGGCTGATCTTCCTCGATCCGCCCTATGACGGGGACGCGGGCTCCCTCTGGGTCGAAGCGCTCGCGAGGGCGTCCTCGATCGAGCCGTCCGGGTGCCTGGTGTACGAGCGACGCAAGGGAACGGCGGCGCCGGAGCCGGCGGCGCTCGCGCTCGCGACCGAGCGGACGTACGGCGACACCACGGTTGCGTTTTACAGAGCAGGCGTTCCGCCGGGGGAAGCCCCGAGAGGAGGAACATGA
- a CDS encoding shikimate kinase: MLRGLPEREGPVLIGDPPREVSVTARIALIGLSGAGKSTVAPLLAARLGFGCTDLDEAVAAAEGVPIPEILTSRGEDVFRELEAHALRAALEADSVVVACGAGVVARAENRELLSRLAYVVWLDVSPDTAALRLEDAAASTRPLLRGGTVASRLRDLWEVRRALYEEAADVMVRTDGLTPAGVAEAIETLWKGRLGWGSSGS; the protein is encoded by the coding sequence ATACTGCGGGGCCTTCCCGAACGGGAGGGCCCCGTTCTCATTGGGGATCCACCCCGGGAGGTTTCGGTGACCGCGCGGATCGCGCTGATCGGCCTGTCGGGCGCAGGGAAGAGCACCGTCGCCCCGCTGCTCGCGGCGCGGCTCGGGTTCGGGTGCACCGACCTGGACGAGGCGGTCGCCGCGGCGGAGGGGGTCCCGATCCCCGAGATCCTCACGTCGCGCGGCGAGGATGTCTTCCGGGAGCTCGAGGCGCACGCGCTCCGAGCGGCGCTCGAGGCGGACTCCGTGGTCGTGGCCTGCGGGGCAGGGGTCGTCGCGCGGGCGGAGAATCGCGAGCTCCTGAGCAGGCTTGCCTACGTGGTCTGGCTGGACGTCAGCCCCGATACCGCCGCGCTTAGGCTCGAGGACGCGGCGGCGTCGACAAGGCCGCTTCTTCGCGGCGGGACCGTCGCCTCGCGACTCCGCGACCTCTGGGAGGTGCGGCGGGCGCTCTACGAGGAGGCGGCCGACGTCATGGTTCGGACCGACGGCCTGACGCCGGCGGGCGTGGCGGAAGCGATCGAAACGCTGTGGAAAGGGCGTCTGGGGTGGGGCTCGTCCGGATCGTAG
- the pilQ gene encoding type IV pilus secretin PilQ, translating into MRLENSGNRTSRRAGLISALAAGILLTSVPAFGATVKSISLKDQGTGTQVIVEADAPVNYHDFTLESPDRIVLDCPGTTLAFTERTWAGRENSPVKSVRATEMGWGKDTGSRIVVDLAQPASYGVSAVGNSVILAVESPAATPAETAPTSSAPSPEVTDNRRMSLDVQGAEIQTVLRSLSEFSGKNIVASKEVTGAVTLRLRNVPWRHALDIVLRAQGLGMVENGQTIIISNLDTLRKEEMDKRAAERAQEELLPLSTRIIPISYANAQEMSKAVEKTLTKRGHIEVDARTNALLVTDIDDRLDRAEGMIRSLDTRTPQVEIVARLVDVDHTATRSLGINWNLENLDVFDAGANEAVHITPDPVTGPAGTVKFGTVKSFGSLDATLNALEAANKANIISNPRITTVNNREATVIVGQQIPLIVQDFAGNAVTQLTTIGIKLSVTPHINVGNKITMDVHPEVSDLSSQATVAGGIIINTTMADTRVMVNDGETAVIGGLIRSNESDNNRGVPVLMDIPIIGHLFRTSTKVRQKRELLIFLTPKIIGETTASNG; encoded by the coding sequence ATGCGACTCGAAAATAGCGGGAATCGCACGAGTCGCCGCGCGGGTCTGATTTCGGCGCTGGCGGCGGGAATACTCCTCACGTCCGTCCCGGCGTTCGGAGCAACGGTGAAGAGCATTTCACTCAAAGATCAGGGCACCGGAACCCAGGTCATCGTCGAAGCGGACGCGCCCGTCAACTATCACGATTTCACCCTGGAGTCGCCGGACCGGATCGTCCTCGATTGCCCGGGCACGACGTTGGCATTCACCGAGCGCACCTGGGCCGGGCGGGAGAATTCGCCGGTCAAGTCGGTGCGGGCGACCGAAATGGGCTGGGGCAAGGACACGGGGTCCAGGATCGTCGTGGATCTCGCGCAGCCTGCCTCCTACGGCGTGAGCGCCGTGGGGAACAGCGTCATCCTGGCCGTGGAAAGCCCGGCGGCGACGCCGGCGGAGACCGCGCCCACAAGCAGCGCGCCGTCACCCGAGGTGACCGACAACCGCCGGATGTCCCTGGACGTCCAGGGCGCCGAGATCCAGACGGTCCTGCGAAGCCTCTCCGAGTTCAGCGGCAAGAACATCGTCGCGAGCAAGGAAGTGACCGGGGCCGTGACCCTTCGGTTGCGGAACGTGCCGTGGCGCCACGCGCTCGACATCGTCCTCCGGGCCCAGGGGCTCGGGATGGTCGAGAACGGCCAGACGATCATCATTTCGAATCTCGACACCCTCCGCAAGGAGGAGATGGACAAGAGGGCGGCCGAGCGCGCGCAGGAGGAGCTCCTGCCGCTCTCGACGCGGATCATCCCGATCAGCTACGCGAACGCGCAGGAGATGTCCAAGGCGGTCGAGAAGACGCTGACGAAGCGAGGCCACATCGAAGTCGACGCCCGCACGAACGCCCTCCTCGTCACCGACATCGACGACCGGCTGGACCGGGCGGAGGGGATGATCCGGAGCCTCGACACGCGCACGCCGCAGGTCGAGATCGTGGCGCGCCTCGTCGACGTGGACCACACGGCGACACGCTCGCTGGGCATCAACTGGAACCTGGAGAACCTCGACGTCTTCGACGCCGGCGCGAACGAGGCGGTCCACATCACCCCGGATCCGGTCACGGGGCCGGCCGGGACGGTCAAGTTCGGCACGGTGAAGAGCTTCGGCAGCCTGGACGCGACGCTGAATGCTCTGGAGGCCGCGAACAAGGCCAACATCATCTCGAATCCAAGAATCACGACCGTGAACAACCGCGAGGCCACCGTGATCGTGGGGCAGCAGATCCCGCTCATCGTGCAGGACTTCGCGGGGAACGCGGTCACCCAGCTCACGACCATCGGGATCAAGCTCAGCGTCACGCCGCACATCAACGTCGGCAACAAGATCACGATGGACGTCCACCCGGAGGTCTCGGACCTCTCGTCCCAGGCGACCGTGGCGGGCGGCATCATCATCAACACGACGATGGCCGACACGCGCGTGATGGTGAACGACGGCGAGACGGCGGTGATCGGCGGACTGATCCGCAGCAACGAGAGCGACAACAATCGCGGGGTCCCGGTCCTGATGGACATCCCGATCATCGGGCATCTGTTCCGGACGTCGACCAAGGTGCGGCAGAAGCGCGAGCTCCTGATCTTCCTGACGCCCAAGATCATCGGAGAAACCACCGCCTCAAACGGCTAG
- a CDS encoding PilN domain-containing protein codes for MIRINLLPREERQAKRNIALPKLGALMPVFALLFVALLFAAFALIQTMQVGRLKTDIARAQQEAEKLRPQIEMINELTKKREELTHRLDVIATLDKNRLWRVKLVDELSRCVPEHLWLNNYEETGPDQVKIEGVTFSNLLVADLMSRLEASPLYGNVDLVVAERGQIDQRNVVKFTITAKMTL; via the coding sequence ATGATCCGCATCAACCTGCTGCCACGCGAAGAACGACAGGCGAAGCGCAACATCGCGCTGCCGAAGCTGGGCGCGCTCATGCCCGTCTTCGCGCTCCTTTTCGTGGCACTGCTCTTCGCGGCGTTCGCCCTGATCCAGACGATGCAGGTCGGACGCCTGAAGACCGACATCGCCCGGGCGCAGCAGGAGGCGGAGAAGCTTCGCCCCCAGATCGAGATGATCAACGAGCTGACGAAGAAGCGCGAGGAGCTGACGCACCGGCTCGACGTCATCGCCACCCTCGACAAGAACCGTCTCTGGCGGGTCAAGCTGGTGGACGAGCTGTCGCGGTGCGTTCCGGAGCACCTCTGGCTGAACAACTATGAAGAGACCGGGCCCGACCAGGTGAAGATCGAGGGGGTTACCTTCTCGAACCTGCTCGTGGCCGACCTCATGTCCCGCCTCGAAGCGTCGCCGCTCTACGGCAACGTGGACCTGGTGGTGGCGGAGCGGGGACAGATCGATCAGCGGAACGTCGTGAAGTTCACGATCACCGCGAAGATGACGCTCTAG
- the pilM gene encoding type IV pilus assembly protein PilM, translating to MELARSSRGESPSRVQGQRHPTNTRSATMFGLGKNKKSTIGLDIGSSSIKVVEIAHDRYGDRLVNYGISEPLSEAIVDGEIMDRQMVHEAITNLLESRQIRNKNVVTAVSGRAVIVKKILMARLNEEDAKEAIQWEAEQHVPYDINDVSLDFQIINPDVDQKKMQVLLVAAKKEMITNHAEIIREAGLSPVIIDVDSFAIQNAVEAAYDLAPGETVALLNIGAEITNLNIIRDQIPHFTKDLSLGANSFVEAIQRRHNVSQAEAQNALRGRAQNGIDVAAIVQATCEDVSVQIDRAVAFLKSAGDADRIDRIFVSGGSARVPGLVEFLRTRHQVPVEVVNPIQKLNYDPGLFGGESPESVAPVLTVAIGLALR from the coding sequence ATGGAACTTGCTCGATCCAGCCGCGGCGAGTCCCCCAGTCGGGTGCAAGGGCAGAGGCATCCCACCAACACGCGGAGCGCGACCATGTTCGGCTTGGGCAAGAATAAGAAGAGCACGATTGGTCTCGACATCGGCTCTAGCTCCATCAAGGTCGTCGAGATCGCGCACGACCGCTATGGGGATCGCCTGGTCAACTACGGGATATCCGAGCCGCTCTCCGAAGCCATCGTGGACGGGGAGATCATGGACCGGCAGATGGTGCACGAGGCGATCACGAACCTCCTCGAATCCCGCCAGATCCGGAACAAGAACGTCGTGACCGCCGTCTCGGGGCGCGCCGTGATCGTGAAGAAGATCCTCATGGCCCGCCTGAACGAAGAGGACGCCAAGGAGGCGATCCAGTGGGAGGCGGAGCAGCACGTCCCCTACGACATCAACGACGTCTCCCTCGACTTCCAGATCATCAATCCGGACGTGGACCAGAAAAAGATGCAGGTCCTCCTGGTCGCCGCGAAGAAGGAGATGATCACGAATCACGCGGAGATCATCCGCGAGGCGGGTCTCTCTCCGGTCATCATCGACGTCGACTCGTTCGCGATCCAGAACGCAGTCGAGGCCGCGTACGACCTGGCCCCCGGCGAGACGGTCGCGCTGCTCAACATCGGGGCCGAGATCACGAACTTGAACATCATCCGGGATCAGATCCCGCACTTCACCAAGGACCTCTCCCTCGGCGCCAACTCCTTCGTGGAAGCGATCCAACGGCGCCACAACGTGAGCCAGGCGGAGGCGCAGAACGCCCTTCGGGGGCGGGCGCAGAACGGCATCGACGTCGCCGCGATCGTCCAGGCCACCTGCGAGGACGTCTCGGTGCAGATCGATCGCGCCGTCGCCTTCCTCAAGTCCGCCGGAGATGCCGATCGCATTGACCGGATCTTCGTCTCCGGGGGAAGCGCCCGGGTGCCCGGCCTCGTCGAGTTCCTGCGCACGCGGCATCAGGTCCCCGTGGAAGTCGTGAACCCGATTCAGAAATTGAATTACGACCCGGGTCTCTTCGGCGGCGAGTCGCCGGAGAGCGTGGCCCCGGTCTTGACGGTCGCGATCGGCCTGGCGCTGCGATAA
- a CDS encoding prepilin peptidase — MGSGAFIQGVAFIVGLVLGSFLNVVIARLPRGESIVLPPSRCPRCKKRIRPWDNVPLLSFAILRGRCRDCKKSIPWRYPIVELTAGVLLWLLVRHVAHPVLWVPHAAFLLALLAVAWIDLDTRTIPDVVTIPGVGLGLAASLFAPPGIGAALLGAAAGGVSLWLVGYAYERTTGVPGMGGGDVKLAAMMGAFLGAAGVFGAIFLASLAGSVFGALLIAMGKGSRRTAIPFGTFLAPAAIVLFLYGDRLFGWYRSLIP; from the coding sequence ATCGGATCCGGAGCGTTCATTCAGGGAGTCGCCTTCATCGTGGGCCTCGTCCTCGGGAGCTTTCTCAACGTCGTCATCGCGCGCCTCCCGCGCGGGGAGTCGATCGTTCTGCCGCCCTCGCGCTGTCCGCGCTGCAAGAAGCGGATCCGGCCGTGGGACAACGTGCCGTTGCTCTCGTTCGCGATCCTCCGCGGCCGCTGCAGGGACTGCAAGAAATCGATCCCATGGCGTTACCCGATCGTGGAGCTGACGGCGGGAGTTCTCCTCTGGCTTCTCGTGCGCCACGTCGCGCACCCCGTGCTCTGGGTGCCGCACGCGGCGTTTCTGCTGGCGCTCCTCGCGGTGGCGTGGATCGACCTCGATACCCGAACGATCCCGGACGTCGTGACGATTCCGGGAGTCGGTTTGGGCCTCGCCGCAAGCCTCTTCGCGCCTCCCGGAATCGGTGCGGCGCTCCTCGGCGCGGCGGCCGGCGGCGTCAGCCTCTGGCTCGTGGGGTACGCGTACGAGCGCACGACCGGCGTTCCCGGAATGGGGGGCGGCGACGTGAAGCTCGCGGCGATGATGGGAGCGTTCCTCGGCGCCGCCGGCGTGTTCGGCGCCATCTTTCTGGCTTCGCTCGCCGGGTCGGTGTTCGGCGCGCTTCTGATCGCGATGGGAAAGGGCTCGCGGCGAACGGCCATCCCGTTCGGAACCTTCCTCGCGCCCGCGGCGATCGTCCTCTTCCTCTACGGCGACAGACTCTTTGGCTGGTATCGATCACTCATTCCCTGA